From Daucus carota subsp. sativus chromosome 6, DH1 v3.0, whole genome shotgun sequence, the proteins below share one genomic window:
- the LOC108225220 gene encoding uncharacterized protein LOC108225220 yields the protein MFLTRVFGRALCTAAKSESSAAAAASMARMGHNPLEEFFETDRSPDEDKPIVYGRSWKASELRLKSWDDLHKLWYVLLKEKNMLMTQRQMLNSQNLRFPNPERIPKVRKSMCRIKHVLTERAIEDPDPRRSSEMKRLINAL from the exons ATGTTTTTGACCAGAGTATTTGGGAGGGCACTCTGCACTGCTGCTAAATCTGAAAGTTCAGCTGCGGCTGCTGCTTCTATGGCTAGGATGGGGCATAACCCACTTGAGGAGTTTTTCGAGACTGATAGAAGCCCGGATGAGGACAAACCGATTGTTTATG gtcGGAGTTGGAAGGCCTCTGAACTACGTCTCAAATCTTGGGATGATCTCCACAAACTATGGTATGTTCTGCTGAAGGAGAAAAACATGTTGATGACTCAACGCCAGATGCTTAATTCACAGAATTTAAGGTTTCCTAATCCAGAGCGTATTCCCAAG GTAAGGAAGTCCATGTGCCGAATCAAGCACGTCCTAACTGAGAGAGCAAttgaagatccagatccgagGAGATCTTCTGAGATGAAAAGGTTGATAAATGCTTTGTGA